The DNA window atatatatatatatatatatatataatatatataaatacatatataatatatatatatacgcatatatatatatgtatatatatgtaaatatatgtatatacatgtatatatatgtatatatatatatatatgtatatatatatataggtatatatttgtacatatatgtatatatatatatatatatatatatatatatatatatatatatatatatatatatatatatatacatatatatatatatatgtatatatatatatatacatatatatgtatatatatttatataaatttatatacatatctatatatatatatatgtgtgtgtgtgtatatattcatatatacatttatatatatataattatatatgtatatatatataaatatattcatacatatatatatatatatatatatatatatatttatatatatgcatatatatacatatacatatacatatatatatatatatatatatatatatatacatatatatatatatatatatatatatatatatatatatatatatatatatatatacagtatatgtgtgcgtatatatacattatatttatatacatatatatatatatacatatatatatatgtatatatatatataaatatatatatatacgtatatatatatatatgcgtgtgtgtgtgtgtttttttgaatatatatacacacatatactgtatatatatgtatatatatgtatatatatacatatatatatatatatatatatatatacatatatctatatatctatctatatatctatctatctatatatatatgtatatatatatatatatatatatatatatatatatatatatatatatatatatatttatatatatatatatatatatatggggacctctctctctctctctctctctctctctctctctctctctctctctctctctctctctctctctctctctctctctctctctctcagtatatatatatatatatatatatatatatatatatatatatatatatgttcatacatacattagcatatatatatgtatatttatatatgtatatatatatatatatatatatatatatatatgcagtatttaaatatacatacatatatatatatatatatatatatatatatatatatatatatatatatatatatatgtatttatatattcatatatgtatatatacacatatgaatatatatatgtatatatacacatgaatatatatatatatatatatatatatatatatatatatatatatatatatatatatatacatatatatatacatatatacatacatatatatatatatatatatatatattatatatatatatatatatatatatatatatatatatatatatatatatatatactatatatatatatatatatatatatatatatatatatatatatatatacgtatatatatatatatatatatatatatatatatatagtatatgtatatacatatatgtattcgtatatatatatatatatatatgtatatatatgtatatatatatatatatatatatatatatatatgtatatatatatatatatatatatatatatatatatatgtgtgtgtgtgttcatacatacataggcatatatatatatatatatatatatatatatattatatatatatatatatatatatatatatatatatatatatatatatatatatatatatatatgcagtatatatatatatatatatatatatatatatatatgtatgtatatatacattcatatatgtatatatacacatatgaatatatatatatatatatatatatatatatatatatatatgtatgtagcctatatatatacacatacatatatatatatatatatatatatatatatgtatatatatatatatatatatatatatatgtatgtatatatatatatatatatatatatatatatatatatatatatatatatatatatatatatatatatatatatatatatatatatatgtatatatatattcatatatgtatatatacacatatgaatatatatatgtatatatacatatgaatataaatgtatatatatatatatatatatatacatacatatatatatatatatatatatatatatatatatatatatatatatatacatacatacatatatatatatgtatatatatatatataaatatatatatatatatatatatatatatatatatatatatatgcactcatgcatatgtatatacataaatatatatgaatatatacgaatacatatatactgtatctatatataccatatatatatatatatatatatatatatatatatatatgtttactatatatatatatatatatatatatatatatatatatatatatatatatatatgtatgtatatatatatatatatatatatatatatatacgtacggatatatatatatatatatatatatatatatatatatatatatatatatttatatatatatttatacacacatatatatacatatatatatatatatatatatatatatatatatatacacgtacggatatatatatatatatatatatatatatatatatatatatatatatatatatatatatatatatatatatatatatatatatatatatatatatatatatatatatatatatatatatatactgtatatacagtatatataagcaaaCAAGATACACAGTTTCTTATGAgaaattttttgtatatttaaaagTCAAGCCTTATAACTGTAAAGAAGTTTGTATTTAATTGCTCGTTATTTACATTAATTATCAATAGTCATATATTAATACTTCAAAATTCACTAACCACAACTCCTTGTATATGAGTCGCTACGTCCTGTACAGTAGTTGACTCATGCTCTTCTCAAGTGGCTTTCATTAAGGATCAGTAACCTTTTAGCCACCTGATGAATTTCTGTGtttgttatataaattatttaGACTTTGAAATATAGATAGCTACTTTTGAGCAGGGACCCGTGTTGGTACAAGGCGCCTCGATTTAAACAAAGATCCTCTATGTATATCCTTAGTGGTTTTAAGTGGTTTTATcacttacgctctctctctctctctctctctctctctctctctctctctctctctctctctctctctctctctctctctctctctaagaattatttcatttatgtatatatatatatatatatatatatatatatatatatatatatatatatatatatatatatatatatatatatatatatatatatatatatacacataaacacgcatatatagatacataaattcataagcatttatatgtatatataaatacatgtatatacataattgccATCATCATTTGTCGTTGCCAGatcattgcaagacaaaggcctcatacatgtccctcCCCGCGCGTCTGTTTAtcgtctttctatgcaagtcttctcttccttaccttgcttcgtttgcaatgtactgtatatggacccatactgttattcttcttgtccatctattatctgtatccccccttatatatcctgcccatgtctatttctttttcttacatgttgttagaatgtcctctaattCAATTTTCTCTCGTGTACGTGttgccttttttctctctcttgagCCAGTCATACATGCAGAGGACTGACCGTATGGTTTGTCCTGCAAAAAAGCTCACACACGCTTCGGACTAATCTGCTTAGTTCAATAGGATTGGACATCCAGGATTAGGCCTACATGGTTATATTTTTGGTACTTGTTAACCAAATTTGGTACATTACGGGGTATCAAgcacaattggtagcctacatctaattcTGAAAATGCCAGATTTTGGTAATTTCTTTGTGttttacttgatataaatctatgaaatctgacttgaaataatatgaaggaacgtgataggcattctctgtctgCTTTGTTGATTTGTCCCCTACGGTGGTAATGtacttatttttcttaaaatcattacaggACTACCTTTTCCGTTTATCTCTTAATCCGAGAGTCCTAATGTCTCCTGGGAGAAATATACTGAAAGGATTTTTGGACCCTATGGAGATTATCTCATGTTGAAGCACCACTACATACTAATTAAGCGTACTTGTTTTCGCGTTGATTTATACAAATTTGAAAAGCGTTGTGTTTATATAGGCAGAGAGCAAATGTGATAGGGATATATATAGTTTAATAGAATTATCGATggctacttaatttatcctctacCCATATTTTACACCTTCGATTTTCCCATGAAGAGTTCATAACACTTAATCggaacattatttttttcctttgttttagtatctttttattatcagaatacaacaTACTATTACATGAGTAAGGCAGAATGTTGTATGGTTTTAAATGCGTTGCATGGAACTGTACGTGATGAAATAGGCGAGTCAATTCTCGTATCAACCGTACATGGGGAAAGACGAAGCTTTGCTGCAACGTGAAGATAGAAATCTTCCCCTTTTCTCACAGTTATTATAGCATAAAAGAAATAGGCAACACTAAaactaataacaacaaaaaacagaGAGAAAGTATATGGGttgagatgatattattattattattattattattattattattattattattattattattattattattattattattgattggatAAGATGTTCTGGTTCATTATTTAGAATTGACTAAACTCGAGAATATCAaagtttagtttatatttttaccaaaaatacagataaaaaaaaataatttaattattattattattattattattattattattattattattattactattattataatcatcatcatcatttttattattattattattattattattattattattattattattagctaagctacaacactagttggaaaagcaagatactataaggccaagggctcaaacagggaaaagtagccaggtgaggaaaggaattgcaagaaaaaaaaaattagtgatgaAATATTAAAACAACATACTTAAAgaaccttaacaacattaaaatggatacgTGCTGAGCTTGTTTGCATGGGTAAATTCATCGATAGAGAAAATAGCAAATGGTTACATTGAGTGAAATTATTAACAAACTGAAGGACATAAAGTGATGCAAACATGTCCTTTTAAAGGAAAATGTATAATATTCGAAGAAAAAATTCTGAGTAAATTTTGAAAGTATCTATAAAATTATGTTTGATCCCGTGAGTCGCATCTAGCGATATAGGTCTTATTAAATGCTTAGCTAATCACAGACCTCTTTACTCTTCCAAAATTCTCTACTCTCTCCTCCCACCGCCAACTATGCAggattagtaccctcattaatcttttgactttactgtagGAGACTacatagtttgtaaaaaagaatGAGCGATCTTCTATAATATGAcaataataaagcaaaaaaaaaaaaaaaaaaaaaagatacactaataagtcaaaagattgtgaaatgcaatcagtttatcattATAATATGAAAAGTGTTCCGATCAAGGGACGAAATATTGAGTACTGTAAGTGTCAAAATAGGTGAGGCAACCCTGTCGCCATGCAGTGCGTGCCCACACACACAAGAGACTGGCGGGGCATACTACCAATCGCGGCGGGCGCGGCGGGACTGGCCTGTCTGGTCAAACATTCTGACAGtatgagaggacaggctagtcgcgCCGGGTTTGTACCGTTTACCCCCATAACGTTAAGGATTGGCGTGTTCGTGCGAATCGTGGTCAAATCGGCACGCCACTCCTTTAgcaattcccatcattattctttccatagctatttgagttgtaactagtttatgttctaaggtttcagtaaggctcaaagtttccgatgcataagttgatactggtaggaccatatgattgaatacatttatttttagagaaagtgtcattttacatttcatactttCATTTTGTTTAGTAAAAGCTAACCATCCCAGGCTTATcattcactaaatacaactgtcatatgcaaatcttaagttgttaaggtattaccaattaatgttaatttctatattttccctgtctaactactttctcaattgGAGTTTTTCCACTATTTTTATGTAGCTCCGGCATTACTCTACTTCCTTCATttttatcttcaagtgttctaatataagattcatctctttcttgtcttttaagggctttctttactgctgaagatttgacagaatcaaaatatttctcatagtttataaataccatacatagtggtttgtcatactctgttgatttttccactaACGTgttaattacatggacatggtcagttgttgaataccagcttataaagcctgtctgctctcttggttcattaaagtctggctgtctttctattcggcctaatgtgagctttgtaaatatcttatatattactgggAATAAACTTATTGGGAAACAGTTTATCAGGTCTTCTGCTTTCCCTTTTGTGAATtggtaaaatgataaagttttacAAGGCTGTAGGTATAGATCATTATTGCAAACATATTCTGTAAAGTTCAGCGATTTTTAAtgctatgaaatttcctccatctatctTTTCTACTACTTTACCTCATTTCATGCCATTTAAAGCTGGCTTTTGGTACTGGCTCTGGATTCTCATTGTATTTAATGGTGAAGTTATTTCTCatgtcactattgtatagaattatataaatattctcTGCAATTTCTATTACTCTGTCTCTATTGTTAATATTGTTTCCATTttaatcctttaaagcaaatatctcttGGTACTCTGTTccgagtcttcttttcatcaacttgatgcttcttcctttcttcaatgTTTCCTTAATTTTAGTCTTACTGTGTTTATGAAGGTCTTAGGATTTTAGCTTTGATAatactgctaattctatttcatttctcatggactttaccctcattttcaaccttttctttattatgttttttggtcttttttataattttccttaatcttatttaggaacttttccacccatcCCTTGTgttgatttcaatacaaatttaattaaattactgTTCAATTCTTCTTCATTTGCTTCCACTTCATCATGTAACTGGGAGTACCCATTTTGTTTTGCCAACTAAACTCATCAGTTTTTTCTCTTATAacaggaatatttattttctttcttaaagtgAGTTTTATCTTCCTTTCCTTAGATTtacacaaattttgcttctcaccattctatggtcgtttGACATTACCTTGTTTAACGCTGTTGCATCTTTAATTATATGAACTTTTTCTCTGAGAATAAatctattttgtttcttttctccatgtccatttctgATTCTTATTAAtagaaaggtttatatatatactgtacatgcacacatacacacacacacacacacacatatatatatatatatatacatatatatatatatatatatatatatatatatatatatatatatatatatatatatatatatatatatacatatatacatatatatatatatatatatatatatatatatatatatatatatatatatatatatagatagatagatagatacattatatacatatattatatatatatatatatatatatatatatatatatatatatatatatatatatatatatatatatatatatatatatatatatatatatatatatatatatatatatatatatatatatatatatatatatatatatatatatatacctggttaTCTACTTTTTGTTTCCCTTAATTCAATTATACAGTAAGTTTAACTTTTTCTAAATTGCTgttggggaaatttttttttcatttgtataattGCTAATCATATAAGAAATTAGCCCTTTCGTATTTGTATTACGTCACTAGtaatatattcatttacttattaattttatgaggGGAAAGTCAAAATGTCGCTTTTAAAATGGTTTTTATTAACAACGGCCGTGGACTTTATGACACCACGTTCTCCTGTTTTACCCGTCTTCTAATATAAGAACTGTACAATTGATAATGTTATTTACAACAAgcaccataaaaatataaaaaataaatagtccATGAAAttcttaagaaataaaaagaaagaaaagatctTTGGCACGTAATCGAACCTACAGAAGATCGTGCTCATGTAAGCGCTAACGTTGACTCGCTAGGGCTGCATGAATGCAAAGCACAAGGTTGACAAATTCAGTCTAATTAACAACAGTGACATTGCACATGGGGACTTCATAGGGCGGAAGCCTTTTTCCCATGCACTttctataataatgataactataggaCACCATTAATGCAGTAATGATTGCGAAAATGTAAAGTGGAGATAATGATTCATAATAGTGAATTTCTTAACATATTTTGATGTATGAGAAGCGATGGTAGTGATTATTACGTTTATCATttttcaatgatgatgatgaacataaaTGGTGATGACAAGTCCTTACTGATCAAGACCTACTAAAACTATGAGGAATGGCTAATTGACTGGATGGATTGCGGTCTGTGAACGGAGGAGACATAATAGTCACAGTTCATCATAGGTTAGCGGGTACCTGCGGCGGAAGTGCGTAGCTATAGGGGTGGATTGGAGCAGGGCGTGAGGGCGTTGTGGGCAATGAGGAATGATGGGCGGTGGGTGTTCTTAGGTAAGCAGGGTAACTGTACATCTCTCTTGCGGCTGCGGCAGCAGTTGCTTTTTCGAGAGGCGAGGCGTGTAGCTGCGGCGCACGACTCAGAAGGTACGGCGACATCATGTGACTGTAGTAGAGGTATGGGTAAGGCAAAGAGCTAGCGGCCATTCCCGCAGGCACTCCTCCGGGCAAACCGGCAGAATACGTCGGGGAGGGTAAGCAAGGTCGCGGGGCTGCCGGGGATAACATGCCTATTTCATGAAGCGGCCTCTGTGCTTCGACAGGCGCTGCGGGACTCCTTTCCTTTGCAGTTTCTGCTGCAACCGCAGCAGCCATCATGGACGCAGCTGACATCAGTGGGGAACCCATAGACCTCGGAGTCTCCTCAACTTCTGATTTGATTATTTGTggaggtgggaggaaaggagggggcgGCGTCGGTGGACTCTCGATGTCGACtttctcatctgaaggatcttTTTCAACGGACATGGAGGAAGCCGGTCGGTCATCCAAGTCTGAAACGTCTAGGTCCCCACTGTCTACGCTGTTCAGTCTTGCTCTCTTGTCTAAAGTAGCTATTAAAAAGAAAGTACATAAATTAATAAATTTGTGGTGAATCCTTTGCGGAAACATGTACATATCAAGAAATTATAGctctacataaacataaaaaagaatagaaaaaaaacgcAGTAATTCATGAATATGAAAATCTTAAAATTGTATCTTATTTTCTTAAAGTATGAAAACAACTTACCATCTTCAGCTTCTGTTGACTTTTCAGGGGCAGAGGTTATATCGGTTGCAGGAGGGGATGCTCCCCCCGAACGTTTTTTCGACCTTAGCTGTCCGTTTTCACGAAATCCTTTGGCAAATGGATTATTATCGATTTTGAGTTGAGTGATGCGTTCATTCTGATAGGCAGTGACCGCCATAAAGCAAGTTTGAGGAAAGGCGAAAGTATTGAAGGCCGCCCAGTGGAGAGATACCAGATCGGGAGCGGCCACGACATGTATCCTTGGTTGGTATTTGTGCATAGAGTTAAGAATGATGTGGCCCTGTTGATCGAGGTTGTTGTTGGTGAGCTTTAACTTCTGAAAACTTATCGGATGGCGCATCCACTGAGCACCTGATGCCGGGGAATCAGGATGAATATACAGTCTGCCTGGCATGTGAGGTTCAGCTTTCCCTGCCACAACCCATTCCTTTCCTTGGAATTTATAGCGGGAATCGTCGGCCGGGACAATAtccatcaaaacaaaatatttagtgTTTGGCTCTAAGCCACTGGCGGACATCTTCACTGTTGGGAACATGCGCCTGAAAAAAAGACAGAGGAGACATTAATAGTTTTTCATTATGGAGAATCATATGTGGTACACCGTTAATTAATAAAACATATGAATAACTTGCTAAGAAAAACAAACTACGATTTCACAATGTTTACCATGGATAAGATCTGACTAAAGTCAAAGCAGTTTACGTTGATGTACTAAAGTGCATCACAGGCACTTCAACAAGGCGCCCAGGAAAAGACACTTCTAAACATGAGCGTTTTAAATGTCCACGCAGCTTTATTTATTCCAAACCGTATTCATGGATCTGTAGGCTACTAAGCCCAAAAGTCTTATACGGAATATAGTTACAATTTTCAATCCTTCatatagtgtatatctatctatttatctatctatctatctatctatatatatatatatatgtatatatatatatatatatatatgtatgaatatgtatatatatatatatatatatatatatatatatatgtatatatatatatatatatacatatatatatatatatatatatatatatatatatatgtgtgtgtgtgtgtatatatatatatatatatatatatatatatatatatgtgtgtgtgtgtgtgtgtttgtgtgtgtatgtatatatatatatatatatatatatatatatatatatatatatatatatatatgataaattttgcacatttagacgtgtttttcatattcaaataagccatatatatttttgatacattaatgtctggattctcttaacgacctcgggatcagagccccaggcgaaatcacacaaagacaagagcttgtgactggccgggaatcgaaccctggtcggcaagcttgtttagacagtgactaagccacttagccacgaagtggtttagtcactgtttatacaagcttgccgaccagggttcgattcccggccggtcacaagctcttgtctttgtgtgatttcgcctggggctctgatcctgaggtcgttaagagaatccagacattactatatcaaaaatatatatggcttatttggatatatatatatatatatatatatatatatatatatatatatatatatatatatatatatatatatatatatatatatatatatatatatatgtatatgtatacatatatatttatttttatatacgcacacacacgcacacacacatatatatatatatatatatatatatatatatatatatatatatatatatatatatatatatatatatatatatatataaatatatatatataaatatatatatatatatatatatatatatatatatatatatatatatatatatatataaaattacataaatatacccacacacacacacacacacatatatatatatatatatatatatatatatatatatatgcacatataaatataaatgaacatgtatacacacacacacaaacacacacacacacacatatatatatatatatatatatatatatatatatatatatatatatatcaaagattgtAACACCTTCTGCAAAAAAACATACACGTATACATCCATGAGCAAAAATAATGTGCGAGTAATTTTGACATGTGTCTAGAAAGCGTTGACAAGTTGTGTTTGTGATTaactttaggatatatatatacatatatatatatatatatatatatatatatatatatatatatatatacatatatatatatatatatatatatatatatatatatatatatatatatatatatatatatattcaaatatttattgagGGTTCAATTTAAAAACCAAATAAAACCTCAATAATGCTCAAGTGTTTGGCCGCGTTTCTAAAATATCTTTTTGCATcaatacaaaatagaaataaaagaaaattggacAAATTTCTGGTTTCAGAACTTTTATGTAAAATAGATCAAAGATTTCGGATGTAAATCACTTTAGTATTGTACAACACTACAAAATTTTAAGGTCGAGGATGAATAATTTC is part of the Palaemon carinicauda isolate YSFRI2023 chromosome 15, ASM3689809v2, whole genome shotgun sequence genome and encodes:
- the LOC137654694 gene encoding T-box transcription factor TBX6-like, translated to MYEEEYLYLRSRGMAPAAPLGIHPYLGGGLSANLTDHLERSYRLGFHGGMAGGSALAHGFPGDYLKPHGQCGLPTPGLPGGKPDPRIKVRLENETLWNQFDKFGTEMIITKLGRRMFPTVKMSASGLEPNTKYFVLMDIVPADDSRYKFQGKEWVVAGKAEPHMPGRLYIHPDSPASGAQWMRHPISFQKLKLTNNNLDQQGHIILNSMHKYQPRIHVVAAPDLVSLHWAAFNTFAFPQTCFMAVTAYQNERITQLKIDNNPFAKGFRENGQLRSKKRSGGASPPATDITSAPEKSTEAEDATLDKRARLNSVDSGDLDVSDLDDRPASSMSVEKDPSDEKVDIESPPTPPPPFLPPPQIIKSEVEETPRSMGSPLMSAASMMAAAVAAETAKERSPAAPVEAQRPLHEIGMLSPAAPRPCLPSPTYSAGLPGGVPAGMAASSLPYPYLYYSHMMSPYLLSRAPQLHASPLEKATAAAAAREMYSYPAYLRTPTAHHSSLPTTPSRPAPIHPYSYALPPQVPANL